The window TAGTTCAGCATATGATCATTATTACCATATCGTTATTGACATTCTAGGATACGCTAGAAGTACCAATTTATCTCCATTTCAATTGAGGATCTATAAGCATAGTTTGACTTGGAATTGATCTGTGATATCGCATTGTTTTTCTTCTTAATTCCTTTTGGTTGCAGGTGCAACAGCAGCTTTGCTTCGCCATTCTCATGATTGCATATCAGGATATTCTTCTGTAAGTTCAATATCATCCCCTGAAGTAGTACTTGGTAGATTTGGTACAGTGATTAACCAATAAAGAACAAACTACGTTTAGGTATTATAAACTTTAGACTAATAATTTCTCACATTTTTGTAGGTTGCTACCATACGAAATATATATTCTGCATACAGTAAAATACTACAATCGAATTGAATTGGAAGAGAGGGCTAAATTTGACAAAGTTGGTTTGAACAACATCAAAAGGAAAAGTTCAACAGAAAGACCAGGGGGTTTGCAAAATGAATTTCTAGTGGTAAGTTCAACATCTATGAACTCCTACTTCTGAAACTCATTCCCTAATTTAACAGTATTCCTTGCTTTCCTTGGAATTAAAAACATATGTTTTGTCTTCGGAATTAATCCTTGAGGGGTCTTTTATATATTATTATTTGCAGTACATCTTTGAAGGTCTATAAATCTTGTTTTTCTTAGTTTATATGTTTTGGAATCTATATTGTGTAAGATATGCATGTGTCATTGTATGAAGCTCTTATAATGTTATGTTTCTGTGGTAAATTCTGAATTATACAACGCAAGACAATGAATGGCTCTTAGTTTCCCTTTTTCGATCTGATTCAATCTGATGACCAGGTTACATTAATCGTGGTTGTGGAAGGGAAACACAAATTTCTGACCATCAACAATAACACTGACTTGACGAAAGCCTTGCAAAATCTCGGATCCATTCCTTCCAGCAACTTAATAGTAAGTTGAAATTTGTTACTTCGATCGATATATAAACTGTAAATTCTCGGTTGGATC of the Fragaria vesca subsp. vesca linkage group LG6, FraVesHawaii_1.0, whole genome shotgun sequence genome contains:
- the LOC101294957 gene encoding uncharacterized protein LOC101294957 codes for the protein MIAYQDILLLLPYEIYILHTVKYYNRIELEERAKFDKVGLNNIKRKSSTERPGGLQNEFLVVTLIVVVEGKHKFLTINNNTDLTKALQNLGSIPSSNLIAVRVLWTPQQENDTLLGQELLEDYYPLLKPF